From Cellulomonas fimi ATCC 484, a single genomic window includes:
- a CDS encoding glycoside hydrolase family 43 protein encodes MTERDPRALTFATPVIFADVPDPDVVHDGRHYYMVSTTMYFAPSVPIMRSSDLVHWSIAGYTGPVLDDTDALALRNGHDAYGQGSWAASIRHHEGTYYVSVASLTTQKTYVYATPSIEHGPWTRSVLDGYAHDQSLLFDDGDAYLVYGAGVIDLRRLARDDAGTFVWDGPATRLVEDADVDQTSGLHAEGAHAYKIGDHYYVFMIEWPTDGIRQEVVWRSASLTPQSQGGIWEGRVVLSQAVPVAGRPGGGVAQGGVVQAADGRWYAMLFQDEGPLGRSPQLARVTWDDDGWPVFTLDAAPVAAGGRTAGASDLLVSDDFENQPTPAGYWNVADADALTTSDETAWNGSSLGLQWQWNHNPDNRFWSLTDRPGHLRLTTGSVATSIVDARNTLTQRTCGPASAAAISLDVSGMKDGDVAGLSAYQQKYGYVGVEMADGARQLVMRRADRHGHVAFTSAGVPLTAGTVLLRADVDFRDAADRASFAYSLDGAAWTPIGDDLAMEYSLAHFTGYRFAIFCYATAETGGHVDVDWFRAGDDLEGTRP; translated from the coding sequence GTGACGGAACGCGACCCCCGGGCGCTCACCTTCGCCACCCCGGTCATCTTCGCGGACGTCCCCGACCCGGACGTCGTCCACGACGGCCGGCACTACTACATGGTCAGCACGACCATGTACTTCGCGCCGAGCGTGCCGATCATGCGCTCGAGCGACCTGGTGCACTGGTCGATCGCCGGCTACACCGGCCCGGTCCTCGACGACACCGACGCGCTCGCCCTGCGCAACGGGCACGACGCCTACGGGCAGGGCAGCTGGGCGGCGAGCATCCGCCACCACGAGGGCACGTACTACGTCTCCGTCGCCAGCCTGACCACGCAGAAGACGTACGTCTACGCGACGCCGAGCATCGAGCACGGGCCGTGGACGCGGTCGGTCCTCGACGGCTACGCCCACGACCAGTCGCTCCTGTTCGACGACGGGGACGCCTACCTCGTGTACGGCGCCGGGGTGATCGACCTGCGCCGGCTCGCCCGGGACGACGCGGGCACCTTCGTCTGGGACGGCCCCGCGACCCGGCTCGTCGAGGACGCCGACGTCGACCAGACCAGCGGGCTGCACGCGGAGGGCGCGCACGCCTACAAGATCGGCGACCACTACTACGTCTTCATGATCGAGTGGCCGACGGACGGGATCCGTCAGGAGGTCGTGTGGCGGTCGGCGTCGCTGACGCCGCAGTCCCAGGGCGGGATCTGGGAGGGCAGGGTCGTGCTCAGCCAGGCGGTCCCGGTCGCGGGGCGCCCGGGGGGCGGCGTCGCTCAGGGCGGCGTCGTCCAGGCGGCTGACGGGCGGTGGTACGCGATGCTCTTCCAGGACGAGGGACCGCTCGGGCGCTCACCGCAGCTCGCGCGCGTGACCTGGGACGACGACGGGTGGCCGGTCTTCACGCTCGACGCCGCGCCGGTCGCCGCCGGCGGGCGGACGGCGGGAGCGTCGGACCTCCTCGTCTCGGACGACTTCGAGAACCAGCCCACGCCGGCCGGCTACTGGAACGTCGCCGACGCCGATGCGCTGACGACGTCGGACGAGACTGCCTGGAACGGGTCGAGCCTCGGGCTGCAGTGGCAGTGGAACCACAACCCGGACAACCGGTTCTGGTCGCTCACCGACCGGCCCGGCCACCTGCGGCTCACCACGGGCAGCGTCGCGACGAGCATCGTCGACGCCCGCAACACGCTCACCCAGCGCACGTGCGGGCCCGCGAGCGCCGCGGCGATCTCGCTGGACGTCTCCGGGATGAAGGACGGCGACGTCGCCGGCCTGTCCGCGTACCAGCAGAAGTACGGGTACGTGGGGGTCGAGATGGCCGACGGCGCCCGGCAGCTCGTGATGCGCCGTGCCGACCGCCACGGGCACGTCGCCTTCACCAGCGCTGGCGTGCCGTTGACGGCCGGGACGGTCCTGCTCCGCGCGGACGTGGACTTCCGTGACGCCGCGGACCGCGCCTCGTTCGCGTACTCGCTCGACGGTGCCGCCTGGACACCGATCGGCGACGACCTGGCGATGGAGTACAGCCTCGCCCACTTCACCGGCTACCGGTTCGCGATCTTCTGCTACGCCACCGCCGAGACCGGCGGGCACGTGGACGTCGACTGGTTCCGGGCGGGCGACGACCTCGAAGGGACGAGGCCATGA
- a CDS encoding alpha-N-arabinofuranosidase, with amino-acid sequence MSTPVPPPTRTTAIIDLDLPGATISRHVYGHFAEHLGRCIYGGFWVGEDSPVPHVRGIRSDVVAALRDLQIPNLRWPGGCFADDYHWRDGIGPRDQRPRMVNSHWGDVVEDNAFGTHEFMDLCELLGADPYVSGNVGSGSVAEMSDWVEYLTRADDSPMAALRRANGRDEPWRVPFWGVGNEAWGCGGNLRAEQFASLARQYATYARDHGGNGLYRIAAGANESDLHWTETLMRSFDDLAADPAEPARPFQAVSLHYYTMSGSWGDKGDATGFSTDEWYTTMARARRIEELLTRHSTVMDRYDPHRKVGLVVDEWGTWWNVEKGTNPGFLYQQNTLRDALVASVHLDAFHRHAERVVMANIAQTVNVLQAMVLTDPDTGALVLTPTYHVFAMNRGHHDAAALAVHLRGVQTRTVDGRELPLVSASASVKGDAALVSLSNLDAESDRTLVLDLRGRDVVGHEARVLTAPALDAHNTPEQPDSVAPATHHGVRPHARGLEVDLPAHSYVTVRLDLR; translated from the coding sequence GTGAGCACACCTGTGCCTCCGCCCACCCGCACGACAGCGATCATCGACCTCGACCTGCCCGGTGCGACGATCAGCCGGCACGTGTACGGGCACTTCGCCGAGCACCTGGGCCGGTGCATCTACGGCGGCTTCTGGGTGGGCGAGGACTCCCCCGTCCCGCACGTGCGCGGCATCCGGTCCGACGTCGTGGCGGCCCTGCGGGACCTGCAGATCCCGAACCTGCGCTGGCCGGGCGGCTGCTTCGCCGACGACTACCACTGGCGTGACGGGATCGGCCCGCGCGACCAGCGGCCCCGGATGGTCAACTCGCACTGGGGCGACGTCGTGGAGGACAACGCGTTCGGCACCCACGAGTTCATGGACCTGTGCGAGCTGCTCGGGGCGGACCCCTACGTGTCGGGGAACGTCGGGTCCGGCAGCGTCGCGGAGATGTCGGACTGGGTGGAGTACCTGACCCGGGCGGACGACTCGCCGATGGCGGCGCTGCGCCGGGCGAACGGGCGCGACGAGCCGTGGCGCGTGCCCTTCTGGGGTGTGGGGAACGAGGCGTGGGGCTGCGGCGGGAACCTGCGTGCGGAGCAGTTCGCGTCGTTGGCCCGGCAGTACGCCACGTACGCGCGCGACCACGGCGGCAACGGCCTGTACCGGATCGCGGCCGGCGCGAACGAGTCGGACCTGCACTGGACCGAGACGCTGATGCGTTCGTTCGACGACCTGGCCGCCGACCCGGCCGAGCCGGCCCGGCCGTTCCAGGCCGTGTCGCTGCACTACTACACGATGTCGGGCTCGTGGGGCGACAAGGGCGACGCCACCGGCTTCAGCACGGACGAGTGGTACACGACGATGGCCCGGGCTCGCCGCATCGAGGAGCTGCTCACGCGCCACTCGACGGTCATGGACCGGTACGACCCGCACCGCAAGGTGGGCCTGGTCGTCGACGAGTGGGGCACCTGGTGGAACGTGGAGAAGGGCACGAACCCCGGGTTCCTGTACCAGCAGAACACGCTGCGCGACGCGCTGGTCGCCTCCGTGCACCTCGATGCCTTCCACCGGCACGCCGAGCGCGTCGTGATGGCGAACATCGCGCAGACGGTCAACGTGCTGCAGGCGATGGTCCTGACCGACCCGGACACCGGCGCGCTGGTGCTCACCCCGACGTACCACGTGTTCGCGATGAACCGCGGGCACCACGACGCCGCCGCGCTCGCCGTGCACCTGCGCGGCGTCCAGACCCGGACCGTCGACGGGCGCGAGCTGCCGCTGGTCTCGGCGTCCGCGTCCGTCAAGGGCGACGCTGCGCTGGTCTCGTTGTCGAACCTCGACGCCGAGAGCGACCGCACGCTGGTGCTCGACCTGCGCGGCCGCGACGTCGTCGGGCACGAGGCGCGGGTGCTCACCGCGCCCGCCCTGGACGCGCACAACACCCCGGAGCAGCCCGACTCCGTCGCGCCGGCCACGCACCACGGCGTGCGGCCCCACGCGCGCGGGCTCGAGGTCGACCTGCCCGCCCACTCGTACGTCACCGTCCGTCTCGACCTCCGGTGA
- a CDS encoding DUF624 domain-containing protein, protein MISLFWLVSLGLVVTAGAGTVVAYEICRRYVLGKDAGLRAVGASAWRQSWKQATVVGLLAVPVAALGIVTLSYLPTLGLAEVLVPLLVVGLFLLLLVFWCLPLVARFTNPTWRQVRNGLTLGLTTPSLTFLLAIALVLGGVALWNVPIAVLVVPGVILVWWCYLLERFFVARGYVLPEPEEAEV, encoded by the coding sequence GTGATCAGCCTGTTCTGGCTCGTGAGCCTCGGACTCGTCGTGACGGCGGGAGCGGGAACGGTCGTCGCCTACGAGATCTGCCGCCGGTACGTCCTCGGCAAGGACGCGGGCCTGCGGGCCGTCGGCGCGTCGGCCTGGCGGCAGAGCTGGAAGCAGGCGACCGTCGTCGGCCTGCTGGCCGTCCCGGTCGCGGCCCTCGGCATCGTCACGCTCTCCTACCTGCCCACGCTCGGGCTCGCCGAGGTGCTGGTGCCGCTCCTGGTCGTCGGACTCTTCCTCCTGCTCCTGGTGTTCTGGTGCCTCCCGCTCGTCGCGCGCTTCACCAACCCCACCTGGCGCCAGGTGCGCAACGGGCTCACCCTGGGGCTCACGACGCCGAGCCTGACGTTCCTGCTCGCGATCGCCCTGGTCCTCGGGGGCGTCGCCCTCTGGAACGTCCCGATCGCGGTTCTCGTGGTACCCGGAGTGATCCTCGTGTGGTGGTGCTACCTGCTCGAGCGGTTCTTCGTCGCCCGCGGGTACGTGCTTCCGGAGCCGGAGGAGGCGGAGGTCTGA
- a CDS encoding carbohydrate ABC transporter permease encodes MSSTTAAKPLARHAPRSRSPRRRWTAERVIFTTLNTTFLVALATLMIYPLLNTLAISLNDGMDAVRGGIGIWPRVFSLKNYEVVLNMNTIYQAFFMSVLKTVVVVVTNLFFTSMLAYALSRKEFIFRRPITLVFVLTLYFDAGLIPNYLLIKDLGMLNSFQAYWVPVIISAFNLIILRTYMKSIPEEITESARVDGAGEFRTWWQIIMPLCKPALAVVGLFVAVGSWNAWLDTLLYNSGDQALSTLQYELQKLLASSMNAGANSANVAGNAASVGSGGQLTTPIALRSAITMVAAVPILLVYPFLQKHFVSGLMIGSVKG; translated from the coding sequence ATGTCAAGCACCACTGCCGCGAAGCCTCTGGCACGGCATGCGCCACGGAGCAGGTCACCGCGTCGCAGGTGGACGGCCGAGCGGGTCATCTTCACGACGCTGAACACCACGTTCCTCGTGGCGCTCGCGACGCTCATGATCTACCCGCTGCTGAACACCCTCGCCATCTCCCTGAACGACGGCATGGACGCCGTCCGGGGCGGGATCGGCATCTGGCCCCGGGTCTTCTCGCTGAAGAACTACGAGGTCGTGCTCAACATGAACACGATCTACCAGGCGTTCTTCATGAGCGTCCTCAAGACGGTCGTCGTGGTGGTGACGAACCTGTTCTTCACCTCGATGCTCGCCTACGCGCTCAGCCGCAAGGAGTTCATCTTCCGGCGCCCGATCACCCTGGTCTTCGTGCTGACGCTGTACTTCGACGCGGGGCTGATCCCGAACTACCTGCTCATCAAGGACCTGGGCATGCTGAACAGCTTCCAGGCCTACTGGGTGCCCGTGATCATCAGCGCGTTCAACCTGATCATCCTGCGCACGTACATGAAGTCGATCCCCGAGGAGATCACCGAGTCGGCACGGGTCGACGGCGCGGGCGAGTTCCGCACGTGGTGGCAGATCATCATGCCGCTGTGCAAGCCCGCGCTGGCCGTGGTGGGTCTGTTCGTCGCCGTCGGCAGCTGGAACGCGTGGCTGGACACCCTGCTGTACAACTCGGGCGACCAGGCGTTGTCCACCCTGCAGTACGAGCTGCAGAAGCTGCTCGCGAGCTCGATGAACGCCGGCGCGAACTCCGCCAACGTCGCGGGCAACGCGGCATCGGTGGGGAGCGGCGGGCAGCTCACCACACCGATCGCGCTGCGGTCGGCGATCACCATGGTGGCGGCCGTCCCGATCCTGCTCGTCTACCCGTTCCTGCAGAAGCACTTCGTGTCCGGTCTCATGATCGGCTCCGTGAAGGGCTGA
- a CDS encoding ABC transporter permease, whose translation MTDTTVTTLVAATGLEPAPEPVSGSRAPRRRARTRAPKEPRRKITWDRIKAQRVLLLMAVPLLMYQILFKYVPVYGWAIAFQDYKPGRGSIWNQEWVGFENFVDLFTGVNGERFRRVVINTVGQSVLTLVVGTLGAIVLALLLNEVKNAPFKRVMQNITYMPHFLSWVIVASLASVALSLPSSGGFINQALLSVGLVQEPVLFLTEPNHFWGIVAGTSLWKELGWNTILYLAAITAIDPSLYEAAEVDGAGRYRKMFHITLPGIRPTIVVLLIINAGWILSTNFELPYFLGNGLISERAETIDVFVLRYGYQLGNYDLAVVAGIFKTLVAIILVGSANWAAKRLNQETLV comes from the coding sequence ATGACGGACACCACGGTCACCACGCTTGTGGCCGCCACCGGGCTCGAACCGGCCCCGGAGCCCGTGAGCGGCTCGCGTGCTCCGCGCCGCAGGGCCCGGACGCGAGCGCCGAAGGAGCCCCGACGCAAGATCACCTGGGACAGGATCAAGGCGCAGCGGGTCCTGCTCCTGATGGCCGTCCCGCTGCTGATGTACCAGATCCTCTTCAAGTACGTCCCGGTCTACGGCTGGGCGATCGCCTTCCAGGACTACAAGCCGGGTCGCGGCAGCATCTGGAACCAGGAGTGGGTCGGCTTCGAGAACTTCGTCGACCTGTTCACCGGTGTCAACGGTGAACGGTTCCGCCGGGTCGTGATCAACACGGTGGGGCAGTCGGTCCTGACCCTCGTCGTCGGGACCCTGGGCGCCATCGTCCTGGCGCTGCTGCTGAACGAGGTCAAGAACGCCCCGTTCAAGCGGGTGATGCAGAACATCACGTACATGCCCCACTTCCTCAGCTGGGTCATCGTGGCGAGCCTGGCGTCGGTCGCGCTCTCGCTGCCCTCCTCCGGCGGCTTCATCAACCAGGCCCTCCTGAGCGTGGGCCTCGTCCAGGAACCGGTCCTGTTCCTGACCGAGCCGAACCACTTCTGGGGCATCGTCGCCGGGACGAGCCTGTGGAAGGAGCTGGGCTGGAACACGATCCTCTACCTGGCCGCGATCACCGCGATCGACCCGAGCCTGTACGAGGCCGCCGAGGTCGACGGAGCGGGCCGCTACCGCAAGATGTTCCACATCACGCTGCCGGGGATCAGGCCCACGATCGTCGTGCTCCTCATCATCAACGCCGGCTGGATCCTGTCCACGAACTTCGAGCTGCCGTACTTCCTCGGCAACGGCCTGATCTCCGAGCGGGCCGAGACGATCGACGTCTTCGTGCTGCGCTACGGCTACCAGCTGGGCAACTACGACCTCGCCGTCGTCGCGGGCATCTTCAAGACCCTCGTCGCCATCATCCTGGTGGGCTCGGCGAACTGGGCGGCCAAGCGCCTCAACCAAGAGACCCTGGTCTAG
- a CDS encoding LacI family DNA-binding transcriptional regulator, whose product MVRMADVARAAGVSVMTVSNVLNERLPVGEPTRARVMAAVEALGYEVNLTARHLRAGRTDTVAFVVPSFHDYFGELADQVAPLVEAEGRHLVLERTSANAEQEMEALSVARLQMYDGVLLSVAGLDLDQLGRVRTSKPIVLLGERDVPDHLNHVRLANESGAHLATAHMIERGSRRIVALGCSFDGAHMMTTDRRAGWEHAYREAGLAADPAYVVPVSDYTSLGARDAMLDVIASGLPFDGVFAVTDIVALGALSALADSGLQVPHDVQLAGFDNLDMSRFVPPGITSVDANHEGVAEAAVGLLHRQMSGWTGPAEHVVAPVRLVVRGSTRGGA is encoded by the coding sequence ATGGTGCGAATGGCGGACGTCGCCCGCGCGGCCGGCGTCTCGGTCATGACCGTGTCGAACGTCCTCAACGAACGCCTTCCCGTCGGCGAGCCGACGCGCGCCCGGGTCATGGCGGCCGTCGAAGCCCTCGGGTACGAGGTCAACCTGACCGCGCGGCACCTGCGGGCCGGACGGACCGACACCGTGGCCTTCGTCGTCCCGAGCTTCCACGACTACTTCGGCGAGCTCGCCGACCAGGTGGCGCCGCTGGTCGAGGCGGAAGGGCGTCACCTCGTCCTCGAACGGACGAGCGCCAACGCGGAGCAGGAGATGGAGGCGCTGAGCGTCGCGCGGCTCCAGATGTACGACGGCGTCCTGCTGTCCGTCGCCGGTCTCGACCTCGACCAGCTGGGGCGGGTGCGCACCTCCAAGCCGATCGTGCTGCTGGGCGAGCGCGACGTCCCCGACCACCTCAACCACGTGCGCCTGGCGAACGAGTCGGGTGCCCACCTCGCCACGGCACACATGATCGAGCGCGGATCGCGCCGCATCGTCGCGCTCGGGTGCTCGTTCGACGGCGCCCACATGATGACGACGGACCGTCGCGCCGGCTGGGAGCACGCGTACCGCGAGGCAGGCCTCGCGGCCGACCCGGCCTACGTCGTCCCCGTCAGCGACTACACCTCCCTCGGCGCTCGCGACGCGATGCTCGACGTCATCGCCTCGGGGCTGCCCTTCGACGGGGTCTTCGCCGTCACCGACATCGTCGCCCTCGGGGCCTTGTCCGCCCTGGCGGACAGCGGGCTGCAGGTCCCCCACGACGTCCAGCTCGCCGGGTTCGACAACCTCGACATGTCACGCTTCGTCCCTCCGGGCATCACGTCGGTCGACGCCAACCACGAGGGCGTGGCCGAGGCGGCGGTCGGGCTGCTGCACCGCCAGATGTCGGGCTGGACAGGCCCCGCCGAGCACGTCGTGGCCCCCGTGCGCCTCGTGGTGCGCGGATCCACCCGCGGCGGCGCCTAG
- a CDS encoding extracellular solute-binding protein: protein MSAGLVGCTSDGAPEEDPKDAVIPAGDLADQSGTLTPSNPTTLTTWITSAQQAPAPDNKITKLLEENLGVTLKYEIVTPDAVDQKIGVMLAGGEYPDLIGTTDLKMRLLEGGALLRLDDMLETGDYPNLATHVEDDIKKMSYSGEEVDPGLYIFPNYNRFYGEVTGGTYYGPAFWIQKRVLEDAGWPDLSNMTLDRYFELIASYKAKNPQTDGVPTVGFEVLASTGREWGMTNPPALLAGSPNNGGVVVDDDDHAEIYADKDIAKDFYQVLNEQYDAGLVDRESFTLTFDQYTAKLATGAVLGMHDQGWNFQTATDSLRSAGKDEYTYVPLMPVYDGAEPWYADRPVMNTNQGFGISVSSKQPEKAMKFLDLMLSEPWQKVLSWGVEGEDYQVGEDGMFTRTEEQRANARDLTWRASNRLEALLDVLPKHNGQFSDGNAYSPDDQPAEFFATLTDYDRGVMEQYGKKTWLEFMNPQPENPKYYPAWNITLSDEANEVNQQLTDAGVQNLPKIIAGDPADFEASWKAYVDTIKKIDVEVYEDAINAGIQDRLENW from the coding sequence GTGTCGGCGGGACTCGTCGGATGTACCTCTGACGGCGCCCCCGAGGAGGACCCGAAGGATGCCGTCATCCCGGCGGGCGATCTCGCCGACCAGTCGGGAACCCTGACCCCGAGCAACCCGACGACGCTCACGACCTGGATCACGTCGGCCCAGCAGGCCCCGGCACCCGACAACAAGATCACCAAGCTCCTCGAGGAGAACCTCGGCGTCACCCTGAAGTACGAGATCGTCACGCCGGACGCCGTGGACCAGAAGATCGGCGTCATGCTCGCCGGTGGCGAGTACCCCGACCTCATCGGCACCACCGACCTGAAGATGCGTCTCCTGGAGGGCGGCGCCCTCCTGCGCCTGGACGACATGCTGGAGACCGGCGACTACCCCAACCTCGCCACGCACGTCGAGGACGACATCAAGAAGATGAGCTACTCGGGCGAGGAGGTGGACCCGGGCCTGTACATCTTCCCGAACTACAACCGCTTCTACGGCGAGGTCACGGGCGGCACCTACTACGGTCCGGCGTTCTGGATCCAGAAGCGCGTGCTCGAGGACGCCGGCTGGCCGGACCTCAGCAACATGACGCTCGACCGCTACTTCGAGCTCATCGCGAGCTACAAGGCGAAGAACCCCCAGACCGACGGCGTGCCGACCGTCGGCTTCGAGGTCCTGGCGTCGACCGGCCGTGAGTGGGGCATGACCAACCCGCCGGCGCTGCTGGCCGGCTCGCCGAACAACGGTGGCGTCGTCGTCGACGACGACGACCACGCGGAGATCTACGCCGACAAGGACATCGCCAAGGACTTCTACCAGGTCCTCAACGAGCAGTACGACGCCGGTCTCGTCGACCGGGAGTCCTTCACCCTGACGTTCGACCAGTACACGGCGAAGCTGGCCACGGGCGCCGTCCTCGGCATGCACGACCAGGGCTGGAACTTCCAGACCGCCACCGACTCGCTGCGGAGCGCCGGCAAGGACGAGTACACCTACGTGCCGCTCATGCCGGTCTACGACGGGGCGGAGCCCTGGTACGCCGACCGCCCCGTGATGAACACCAACCAGGGGTTCGGCATCTCCGTCTCGAGCAAGCAGCCGGAGAAGGCCATGAAGTTCCTCGACCTGATGCTCAGCGAGCCCTGGCAGAAGGTGCTGTCCTGGGGCGTCGAGGGCGAGGACTACCAGGTCGGCGAGGACGGCATGTTCACGCGCACCGAGGAGCAGCGAGCCAACGCCCGCGACCTGACCTGGCGTGCGTCCAACCGTCTCGAGGCGCTGCTCGATGTGCTCCCCAAGCACAACGGCCAGTTCTCCGACGGCAACGCGTACAGCCCGGACGACCAGCCCGCCGAGTTCTTCGCGACGCTGACCGACTACGACCGGGGCGTCATGGAGCAGTACGGCAAGAAGACCTGGCTCGAGTTCATGAACCCGCAGCCGGAGAACCCGAAGTACTACCCGGCGTGGAACATCACGCTCTCCGACGAGGCCAACGAGGTCAACCAGCAGCTGACCGACGCAGGCGTCCAGAACCTGCCGAAGATCATCGCCGGTGACCCTGCCGACTTCGAGGCGAGCTGGAAGGCCTACGTCGACACGATCAAGAAGATCGACGTCGAGGTGTACGAGGACGCCATCAACGCCGGCATCCAGGACCGTCTGGAGAACTGGTAA